The following proteins are co-located in the Acidicapsa acidisoli genome:
- a CDS encoding M56 family metallopeptidase → MLTHAGFWILEAAFRSFLMAVAVWAGIRALRLNAVLAQKIAWVMVLLAAGTMPLLMHTSWLALDRIGVQALRIPIRPLRSASPQSVTQAAPQVVDSNSLQFVNSDSINPDPVVRIPKPSPSHRISRASHADEAKSISLHSVEQYSSVPMVVTETGPASLLVSPAPQRSTAFRKQETSSAGRLFQWAQSKLIVLILPILLPILASLYLAVAGLLFLRIVAGLAIAHRIWRSSQPVTDRVFGSLADPGALQLQARNIRSNPSLTTPVTIGSTVILPADYREWDAGKLRIVLAHEQSHVRQRDFYLQLLAAIHVAIFWFSPLGWWLQRKLSELGEALSDRAGLEQAPNAASYAKVLLEFAAIPRTVPIAGVAMARSSNVSSRIERILNARNFRLAFWGERRHAVLAAVIVPAALVVAIAGVRIVPAVEAAQAQTAASIQSATPVSGQVSGTAAGQITGQTSGEVAGQVTSVDSNQASDQAAPPAPPTAPASPTGVSVAPVPPTSDVAPMPAPEPAPHVNVQVNTDMAPEPPMPPQRPDDSSFAFSDDDDNSFAIIRGNGQVTMSGHAGRALEEAKRKYHSNFLWFERDGKSYVITDPAILAQAQNMLRTSPGLEGRKAELDRLQARLNEEMARMQPEIDRASRQNAEIESQMANLQGKLAKIQVDKIAEAAAKAFPPEEQEKLNREMAELAPELAKIKVPGPEFEAEMSKLHSQLAELQSDKFKKLTEDMSKEFSEEKLAELQERIGDIQGCIGEIQGRIGERQGELGEKQGEIGERMGRLGEEMGRIGEQQGRESEAASRRLRSVLDQAVRNGKAIPVD, encoded by the coding sequence ATGCTCACCCATGCTGGATTTTGGATACTTGAAGCCGCCTTTCGTTCGTTTCTGATGGCAGTAGCCGTATGGGCCGGTATCCGTGCCCTGCGCCTGAATGCGGTCCTCGCTCAAAAAATTGCCTGGGTGATGGTTTTGCTGGCCGCCGGAACGATGCCGCTCCTGATGCACACGTCGTGGCTGGCGCTGGACCGGATTGGAGTTCAGGCGCTGCGCATTCCGATTCGCCCTTTGCGATCCGCAAGCCCGCAGTCTGTAACTCAGGCAGCCCCACAGGTTGTGGATTCAAACTCCCTGCAATTTGTCAATTCGGATTCCATCAATCCAGACCCGGTCGTCAGGATTCCAAAACCGTCGCCCAGCCATCGCATCAGCCGCGCGAGCCATGCGGACGAAGCGAAGTCGATCTCTTTACACTCGGTTGAGCAATACTCTTCCGTTCCGATGGTCGTAACGGAAACAGGCCCCGCGTCCTTACTGGTTTCTCCCGCTCCGCAGCGCTCCACGGCGTTCCGCAAGCAGGAAACCTCTTCGGCTGGCAGACTGTTCCAGTGGGCACAGAGCAAACTGATCGTACTGATCCTGCCGATCCTGTTACCGATTCTGGCGTCCCTCTATCTGGCGGTAGCCGGCCTTCTATTTCTTCGCATCGTCGCCGGACTGGCAATTGCTCACCGAATCTGGCGAAGTTCCCAGCCAGTCACCGACCGCGTATTCGGCTCGCTCGCCGATCCCGGAGCACTCCAGCTTCAGGCGCGAAACATCCGCTCCAACCCGTCGCTGACAACGCCGGTGACGATCGGCTCGACCGTCATTCTTCCTGCAGACTACCGGGAATGGGACGCAGGCAAGCTGCGCATTGTCCTCGCCCACGAGCAGTCGCATGTCCGCCAGCGAGACTTCTATCTCCAGTTGTTGGCGGCGATCCACGTCGCCATCTTCTGGTTCAGTCCGCTAGGTTGGTGGTTGCAGCGCAAGCTCTCGGAACTCGGCGAAGCATTGAGCGACCGCGCCGGTCTGGAACAGGCTCCGAACGCCGCGTCCTACGCCAAGGTGCTTCTCGAATTCGCCGCCATACCCCGCACAGTACCCATCGCTGGAGTCGCCATGGCTCGCAGCAGTAATGTGTCTAGCCGCATCGAACGGATCCTCAACGCCCGTAATTTCCGTCTCGCTTTTTGGGGCGAACGCCGCCATGCTGTTCTCGCCGCAGTCATCGTACCCGCCGCACTTGTCGTCGCCATCGCAGGTGTCCGCATTGTGCCCGCAGTGGAGGCCGCGCAGGCCCAAACAGCCGCATCAATCCAGAGTGCGACCCCAGTCAGCGGCCAGGTAAGCGGCACGGCTGCAGGTCAGATCACGGGACAGACTTCCGGAGAGGTAGCCGGTCAGGTCACCTCTGTCGATTCCAATCAAGCTTCGGACCAAGCCGCTCCTCCCGCGCCACCTACAGCACCAGCCTCACCCACAGGGGTCTCGGTTGCACCCGTTCCGCCGACGTCGGACGTCGCACCGATGCCTGCTCCCGAACCCGCGCCCCATGTCAACGTTCAGGTCAATACGGACATGGCTCCCGAACCGCCCATGCCGCCGCAGCGGCCCGACGACTCCTCGTTTGCCTTTTCTGATGATGACGACAATTCCTTTGCCATCATTCGAGGAAACGGCCAGGTCACGATGTCCGGTCATGCAGGAAGGGCGCTGGAGGAGGCGAAGCGCAAATATCACAGCAACTTTCTCTGGTTTGAACGCGACGGCAAGTCATACGTGATTACCGATCCGGCCATCCTCGCCCAGGCGCAAAACATGCTGAGGACCAGTCCCGGTCTGGAAGGTCGAAAAGCAGAGCTCGACCGACTCCAGGCCAGACTCAATGAAGAAATGGCCAGGATGCAGCCTGAGATCGATCGCGCCAGTAGGCAAAACGCCGAAATCGAATCTCAAATGGCCAATTTGCAGGGCAAGCTTGCCAAAATCCAAGTCGATAAGATCGCAGAAGCTGCGGCCAAGGCATTCCCACCAGAAGAGCAGGAAAAGCTCAACAGAGAGATGGCCGAGCTTGCTCCCGAACTTGCCAAGATCAAAGTCCCCGGCCCTGAATTTGAAGCCGAAATGTCAAAGTTGCATTCTCAGCTCGCTGAATTGCAAAGCGATAAGTTCAAGAAGCTCACCGAAGACATGAGCAAGGAGTTCTCCGAAGAGAAACTCGCCGAACTCCAGGAGCGGATCGGGGACATTCAGGGCTGCATAGGCGAAATTCAAGGCCGCATCGGCGAACGCCAGGGTGAACTCGGCGAAAAGCAAGGCGAAATCGGCGAGCGCATGGGGCGACTCGGCGAGGAGATGGGCAGAATCGGCGAGCAGCAGGGTAGGGAGTCCGAGGCCGCATCGCGCAGGCTCAGGTCGGTTTTGGATCAGGCCGTTCGGAACGGAAAAGCCATTCCGGTCGACTAG
- a CDS encoding BlaI/MecI/CopY family transcriptional regulator, whose product MNELTGHDPAELGELERSVLQLMWQHGTLSADQVREELDRQDRTLKDSTVRTVLRRLEEKGYLTHILDSRTFLYSPAEPAPMVAGRAVKRILEWFCDGSVEQLLVGMVDSSVLDHRELKRLAERIAAAQDASQTGVNSQKANGKGEK is encoded by the coding sequence GTGAACGAATTGACCGGGCATGACCCTGCCGAACTGGGCGAACTGGAGCGAAGCGTACTCCAGCTCATGTGGCAGCATGGCACGCTGTCGGCGGACCAGGTGAGGGAAGAGCTGGACAGGCAGGACCGCACGCTCAAGGACTCGACTGTGCGCACCGTTCTGCGACGGCTGGAAGAAAAGGGCTATCTTACGCACATTCTCGATAGCCGGACCTTTCTGTACTCGCCCGCAGAGCCCGCGCCAATGGTGGCAGGGCGGGCGGTGAAGCGAATCCTGGAGTGGTTCTGCGATGGCTCGGTCGAGCAATTGCTTGTAGGCATGGTGGACTCCTCCGTCCTCGACCACAGGGAACTGAAGCGTCTGGCAGAGCGTATTGCTGCTGCGCAGGATGCGAGCCAGACCGGCGTCAATTCGCAAAAGGCTAACGGCAAAGGAGAGAAGTAA
- a CDS encoding FmdB family zinc ribbon protein, translated as MPLYEYRCTSCGYSFEKIQNFSAEPERECPKCQGVLIRPVTAPALRFEGAGWYVNDYAGKGGTKAGETATASASDGTKESNGTSGKESKTESKSSGADSSAPSTAAPAPAATSTTPSSSSGT; from the coding sequence TTGCCACTCTACGAATATCGCTGCACCTCGTGCGGCTACAGCTTTGAAAAAATCCAAAATTTCAGCGCCGAACCCGAGCGCGAATGCCCAAAATGCCAGGGAGTCCTGATCCGCCCGGTCACTGCCCCGGCCCTGCGGTTTGAAGGCGCTGGCTGGTATGTGAACGATTACGCCGGAAAAGGCGGCACAAAGGCCGGCGAAACGGCTACGGCGTCCGCCTCGGACGGGACAAAAGAATCGAACGGGACGAGCGGGAAGGAATCCAAGACCGAATCGAAGTCGAGTGGAGCAGACAGCTCTGCGCCTTCAACCGCAGCCCCCGCACCAGCCGCTACCAGCACAACTCCGAGCTCATCTTCAGGCACCTAG
- the purF gene encoding amidophosphoribosyltransferase encodes MAIYGHPEAARQVYLGLYALQHRGQESAGIATANGHHLSNIKGMGLVSEIFTEDVLRKLPGDLSIGHTRYSTTGDSALLNAQPIRVDSTKGLIAIAHNGNLVNLGNLREKLERAGAYFQTTSDSEIIVQLIAHSKAASLVDAIADSLGQVEGAFSIVMMTRDRIFAARDPRGFRPLSMGRIRNSDGPDTIVFASETCAFDLLRAEYEREVLPGELVMVTEDGVTSRQFSNGVAQTSCIFEHVYFARPDSRIYGRWVQESRDQMGRQLARESHVPADVIVPVPDSGVTAALGYAEEAKLPFRFGLIRNHYVGRTFIEPEQKVRDFGVKLKLNPVRNLLEGKRVILIDDSIIRGTTSRKIVRMVRGAGAKEVHLRISCPPTISPCFYGVDTPSKRDLIAANKSVEEIRQYIEADTLAYLSLDGLLKCCEHTEPSGQSTGYCTACYTGSYPTQWVDVDEILPARFPRTDDVQLSLLDTK; translated from the coding sequence ATGGCCATCTACGGCCATCCGGAAGCTGCCCGCCAGGTCTATCTCGGCCTCTATGCTTTGCAGCATCGCGGACAGGAATCCGCAGGCATCGCCACGGCCAACGGGCATCATCTTTCGAACATCAAAGGCATGGGCCTGGTTTCGGAGATTTTTACCGAAGACGTGCTGCGCAAGCTCCCAGGTGACCTGAGCATCGGTCACACGCGTTATTCGACCACCGGCGACTCGGCGCTGCTCAATGCCCAGCCTATTCGCGTCGATTCCACCAAAGGCCTTATCGCCATTGCCCATAACGGCAACCTGGTGAACCTCGGCAACCTGCGGGAGAAGCTGGAGCGCGCCGGAGCCTATTTTCAGACTACTTCCGATTCGGAAATCATCGTCCAGCTCATCGCGCACTCGAAGGCAGCGTCTCTGGTCGATGCGATTGCAGATTCTCTGGGCCAGGTCGAGGGCGCGTTTTCCATTGTCATGATGACCCGCGACCGCATCTTTGCCGCTCGCGACCCACGCGGCTTCCGGCCGCTCTCGATGGGGCGCATCCGCAACTCTGACGGTCCGGACACGATTGTTTTCGCCTCCGAAACCTGCGCCTTCGACCTGCTGCGCGCCGAGTACGAACGCGAAGTTCTTCCCGGCGAGTTGGTCATGGTGACGGAAGATGGAGTGACTTCGCGTCAGTTCTCCAACGGCGTCGCGCAAACCAGTTGCATCTTCGAGCATGTCTACTTTGCTCGCCCGGACAGCCGCATCTATGGCCGGTGGGTGCAGGAGAGCCGCGACCAAATGGGCCGTCAACTCGCCCGCGAATCCCACGTTCCAGCCGACGTCATCGTGCCCGTCCCGGACTCCGGAGTCACGGCGGCCCTCGGCTACGCGGAAGAAGCCAAGCTCCCATTCCGCTTCGGCCTGATCCGCAATCATTACGTAGGGCGCACCTTCATCGAGCCGGAGCAGAAGGTACGCGATTTCGGTGTCAAGCTCAAGCTCAATCCGGTGCGGAATCTGCTCGAAGGCAAGCGCGTCATTCTCATCGACGACTCGATCATTCGCGGGACGACGAGCCGCAAGATCGTGCGGATGGTGCGCGGCGCGGGCGCGAAAGAAGTGCATCTGCGCATCAGTTGTCCACCGACGATTTCGCCCTGTTTTTATGGCGTAGATACTCCGAGCAAGCGCGACCTGATTGCGGCGAACAAATCTGTCGAAGAGATCCGTCAGTACATTGAAGCCGACACTCTGGCTTATCTCTCCCTCGACGGCCTGCTCAAGTGCTGCGAACACACCGAGCCCAGCGGCCAGTCCACCGGATATTGCACCGCTTGCTACACCGGCAGCTATCCCACGCAATGGGTTGATGTCGACGAGATATTGCCCGCGCGTTTCCCACGCACCGACGATGTTCAGCTAAGCCTGCTGGATACCAAATAG
- the purL gene encoding phosphoribosylformylglycinamidine synthase subunit PurL, with amino-acid sequence MTSSPFPGQVSSQNFGEAEAPAPAVITPELLAQHSITPDEYARILAALGRVPSLTELGIYSVMWSEHCSYKSSKVHLKRLPTKSDRVVQGPGENAGIIDVGDGWACAFKIESHNHPSYIEPHQGAATGVGGILRDIFTMGARPLAVMDSLRFGPIEAGSESPELVRRNHSIVDGVVSGVASYGNCFGVPNLGGETKFESCYSGNPLVNAFALGLVKIDEIFYGKASGVGNPVIYVGAKTGRDGIHGATMASEEFHEGTEQKRPNVQVGDPFMEKLLLEACLEAMQTGAIVGIQDMGAAGLTCSTCEMGARGGVGLDVELDNVPQRETGMNSYEIMLSESQERMLLVAESGREHEVLSVFAKWGLDAVIVGTVKPEPRLRIRHHGVLVADIPNESLTDDAPLYNRPVGTWKSPLPLDPPEAVVAALNEPRDYTADLKKLLASANICSKRWVHEQYDTMVQTNTVQGPGGEGGVMRIKGTGTPGHERGLAMALDGNGRWCYLDPKLGAMHAVAEAARKVACTGATPVAATNCLNFGNPEKPEIMAQLSAAIDGIGEACTALGTPITGGNVSLYNETRGEGIYPTPVLGIVGILEDVTKAVPADFQKAGDAILLLWPVPRGEEPEPNLQVPFEPLPISQYPFPAMEPLPRARETAEGTEAEMSRNLIVFGSSEYAKVVQGSVWGCPPSLDLAAEAKLQELLGVLAHKKLVSSVRDLTDGGLAVALAEASFAHGIGASVEQERSQMANPLFGVFAEPASTVVISTRPNRVSEIEALASEYNFMTARIGTTGGDRLEISVYGDMVISASLSELRQPWMSALEAALHDEVTA; translated from the coding sequence ATGACATCATCCCCTTTCCCTGGTCAGGTCTCGAGCCAGAATTTTGGCGAGGCGGAAGCTCCCGCACCGGCAGTGATTACTCCGGAGCTGCTGGCCCAGCACAGTATCACTCCTGACGAATATGCCCGCATTCTGGCTGCGCTTGGCCGGGTGCCTTCGCTTACCGAATTGGGCATTTATTCGGTGATGTGGAGCGAGCACTGCTCTTACAAATCCTCCAAAGTGCATCTGAAGCGGCTGCCTACCAAGAGCGATCGCGTCGTCCAGGGACCGGGCGAAAACGCCGGCATTATTGACGTAGGCGACGGCTGGGCCTGCGCTTTCAAGATCGAGAGCCACAATCATCCCAGCTACATCGAGCCGCACCAGGGCGCCGCGACTGGCGTCGGCGGCATTCTCCGCGACATCTTCACCATGGGTGCACGTCCGCTGGCGGTTATGGATTCGCTGCGTTTTGGGCCGATTGAAGCGGGATCTGAATCGCCGGAGCTTGTTCGCAGGAATCACTCGATTGTCGATGGCGTGGTCAGCGGCGTGGCCAGCTACGGCAACTGCTTCGGCGTGCCCAATCTCGGCGGCGAAACGAAGTTTGAGTCCTGTTATAGCGGCAATCCGCTGGTGAACGCCTTCGCGCTCGGCCTCGTCAAGATCGACGAGATCTTCTACGGCAAGGCCAGCGGCGTGGGCAATCCGGTGATCTACGTGGGCGCGAAGACTGGCCGCGACGGAATTCACGGCGCGACCATGGCTTCCGAAGAGTTTCATGAGGGTACGGAGCAGAAGCGGCCCAATGTGCAGGTCGGCGATCCGTTCATGGAAAAGCTGCTCCTCGAAGCCTGCCTCGAAGCCATGCAGACGGGCGCGATTGTCGGCATTCAGGACATGGGCGCAGCAGGATTGACCTGCTCCACCTGCGAGATGGGCGCGCGCGGCGGCGTCGGTCTCGACGTCGAACTCGACAATGTTCCGCAGCGCGAAACGGGCATGAATTCGTACGAGATCATGCTCTCCGAGAGCCAGGAGCGTATGCTGCTCGTCGCCGAATCCGGCCGCGAGCACGAAGTTCTCAGCGTCTTTGCCAAATGGGGTCTGGACGCGGTCATCGTCGGCACTGTCAAGCCGGAGCCGCGCCTGCGCATTCGCCATCACGGTGTGCTCGTCGCGGACATTCCCAACGAGTCACTGACGGACGACGCCCCGCTCTACAATCGCCCTGTCGGTACCTGGAAGTCGCCACTGCCGCTCGACCCTCCGGAAGCGGTGGTTGCTGCATTGAATGAGCCGCGCGATTACACGGCCGATTTGAAAAAGCTGCTCGCCAGCGCCAATATCTGCTCGAAGCGCTGGGTGCACGAGCAGTACGACACCATGGTCCAGACCAATACGGTGCAGGGCCCGGGCGGCGAAGGCGGCGTGATGCGCATCAAGGGAACAGGGACGCCCGGCCATGAGCGCGGCCTCGCCATGGCGCTCGACGGCAACGGCCGCTGGTGTTACCTCGATCCGAAACTGGGCGCGATGCATGCCGTAGCCGAAGCTGCGCGCAAGGTCGCCTGCACCGGCGCAACGCCGGTAGCGGCTACGAATTGCCTTAACTTCGGCAACCCGGAAAAGCCCGAAATCATGGCCCAGCTTTCCGCAGCCATCGACGGCATTGGTGAGGCCTGCACTGCGCTTGGAACTCCGATTACCGGCGGCAATGTCTCGCTCTACAACGAAACACGCGGCGAAGGAATCTATCCCACGCCTGTCCTGGGAATCGTTGGCATTCTGGAGGATGTGACCAAGGCTGTTCCGGCGGATTTCCAGAAAGCCGGGGACGCAATTCTGCTGTTGTGGCCTGTCCCGCGCGGCGAAGAGCCTGAGCCCAATCTTCAGGTTCCCTTTGAGCCGCTGCCGATCAGTCAGTATCCATTTCCGGCGATGGAGCCGCTGCCCAGGGCTCGCGAAACCGCTGAGGGAACAGAGGCGGAAATGAGCAGGAACCTGATTGTTTTCGGTTCCTCTGAATATGCGAAGGTGGTGCAGGGCAGTGTGTGGGGCTGTCCGCCGTCGCTCGATCTTGCCGCCGAAGCGAAACTTCAAGAACTTCTGGGAGTGTTGGCCCACAAGAAGCTGGTTTCGTCGGTGCGCGATCTAACAGATGGCGGACTTGCTGTGGCATTGGCTGAGGCATCATTTGCTCATGGCATCGGTGCCTCGGTCGAGCAGGAGCGGTCGCAGATGGCCAACCCGCTCTTCGGAGTTTTTGCAGAGCCGGCCTCCACGGTCGTGATTTCGACGCGACCGAACCGGGTTTCTGAGATTGAGGCTTTGGCCTCGGAGTACAACTTCATGACTGCTCGTATTGGGACAACAGGTGGTGACCGGCTTGAGATCTCGGTCTATGGCGATATGGTGATCTCCGCTTCACTATCGGAACTTCGTCAGCCGTGGATGTCGGCTCTGGAAGCCGCTCTTCACGACGAGGTGACGGCATGA
- a CDS encoding site-specific integrase, whose protein sequence is MPEHHTILGGKVHVYKRDDDSRYWQCASYLAGKNRRETTKEASLAKAKDFAEDWYLGLRGKIRDGELITEKTFRDAATQFEREYEIITEGQRNRVYVNDHKRRLRIHLVPFFGNMGLSKINPGQVQEYRIHRLEEAMKVHGKPPARNTMHQEIVTLRQTLKTAVRHQWLQYLPDLSEPYRASGKISHRAWFSPEEYKKLYEATRKRMQHPKNPRYKWESEQLHDYVLFMANTGLRPDEAARLQFRDVTIVEDDATNETILEIEVRGKRGVGYCKSTTGAVRPFERLRDRNSARKAQQKQKAQPTDLIFPKTHRELFNTILKEENLKTDREGQARTAYSLRHTYICLRLMEGADIYQIAKNCRTSVEMIEKYYASHIKTSLDAAAINIRKKKPLKKAGSESRQEA, encoded by the coding sequence ATGCCGGAGCATCACACAATCCTCGGCGGAAAAGTCCACGTTTACAAACGGGACGATGACAGCCGGTACTGGCAATGTGCCAGCTACCTTGCCGGCAAAAACCGGCGGGAAACAACAAAAGAGGCGAGCCTCGCGAAGGCCAAGGACTTCGCAGAGGATTGGTATCTGGGCCTGCGCGGCAAAATCCGCGATGGCGAACTCATCACGGAAAAAACATTTCGTGATGCAGCCACCCAGTTTGAGCGTGAATACGAGATCATCACCGAAGGCCAGCGCAATCGAGTTTATGTGAACGATCACAAACGACGACTGCGCATCCATCTGGTCCCCTTTTTTGGCAATATGGGGCTCTCAAAAATAAACCCCGGTCAGGTTCAGGAGTACCGTATTCACCGCCTTGAAGAGGCGATGAAGGTGCATGGCAAGCCCCCGGCCCGGAATACCATGCACCAGGAGATCGTGACGCTGCGCCAGACACTCAAGACGGCAGTACGTCACCAATGGCTCCAATATCTTCCCGACTTGTCGGAGCCCTATCGGGCTTCGGGGAAAATCTCGCACCGCGCCTGGTTTTCCCCGGAGGAGTACAAGAAACTCTACGAAGCAACCAGAAAACGAATGCAGCACCCAAAGAATCCACGCTACAAATGGGAATCCGAACAACTCCATGATTACGTGCTTTTCATGGCCAATACCGGCCTGCGGCCGGATGAAGCCGCCCGCCTCCAGTTCCGGGATGTGACCATCGTCGAGGACGATGCCACAAACGAGACCATTCTTGAGATCGAAGTGCGCGGAAAACGAGGTGTCGGCTACTGCAAGAGCACGACCGGCGCAGTCAGGCCCTTCGAGCGACTGAGGGACAGAAACAGTGCCCGAAAGGCTCAACAGAAGCAGAAGGCGCAGCCGACCGACCTGATCTTCCCCAAGACGCACCGGGAGCTTTTCAACACAATCCTGAAAGAGGAGAATCTCAAGACGGACCGCGAAGGTCAGGCGCGCACGGCGTACAGCCTGCGGCACACATACATCTGTCTGCGCCTCATGGAAGGCGCGGACATTTATCAGATCGCGAAGAACTGCCGCACCAGCGTCGAAATGATCGAAAAGTATTACGCCTCCCACATCAAGACCAGCCTTGATGCAGCAGCCATCAACATCCGAAAGAAAAAGCCGTTGAAGAAAGCAGGGAGCGAATCCCGTCAGGAAGCATAA
- a CDS encoding GNAT family N-acetyltransferase, which yields MSEELLFNTYDIYGVVQGRTESIKKRVNSIPPNTLLGASEHDLIQVLVEEFRLNVPVIKEDEIHVADSGEVSVDVSGDSMRMIYDRSEPFYVPGNKTVIAVPFEGQVEFFRVQPRSFSLSPPRAEIDKGELLLTYVRTNPNAEEIKRSYQGTINSIKEYLRSLSESVAQFNDQLQSLITAQLKARKERLLADAGMTAALGLPMKKREGAPATYSVPVTRRVPKIEQIKVAGAFKPEPALSAQDYQEILRIMKNMVHVMELSPHAFSAMGEEDLRSHFLVQLNGAFQGQATGETFNFQGKTDILIRVDGKNIFIAECKFWKGEKSLIDTIDQLLSYLSWRDTKAAVIVFNRNADFSAVLAKIAETAPKHSGFKRDLGKEDESTFRYVFVQPNDSNREIALTVMAFDIPTASVS from the coding sequence ATGAGCGAAGAACTTCTTTTCAATACATACGACATATATGGGGTCGTTCAGGGTCGCACCGAATCGATAAAGAAACGCGTGAATTCAATCCCACCCAACACGCTTCTGGGTGCGAGCGAACATGATCTCATCCAGGTGCTCGTGGAAGAATTTCGATTGAACGTGCCCGTGATCAAAGAGGATGAAATCCATGTCGCAGATTCGGGCGAAGTCTCGGTCGACGTTAGCGGCGATTCCATGCGAATGATCTACGACCGGTCGGAGCCTTTTTATGTGCCCGGCAATAAGACTGTCATCGCCGTGCCTTTTGAAGGTCAAGTGGAATTTTTCAGAGTACAGCCAAGGAGCTTCAGCCTCAGCCCTCCACGGGCGGAGATCGACAAAGGTGAGCTACTGCTCACATATGTCAGAACGAATCCCAACGCCGAAGAGATAAAGAGGAGCTACCAGGGGACGATCAATTCCATCAAGGAGTACCTTCGCTCGCTCTCGGAATCGGTGGCACAGTTCAATGACCAGCTGCAAAGCTTGATTACGGCTCAACTGAAGGCAAGGAAGGAAAGGCTCCTCGCCGATGCGGGCATGACGGCGGCACTTGGACTGCCGATGAAGAAGCGCGAAGGCGCACCAGCCACATACTCCGTCCCGGTCACCCGGCGCGTACCGAAAATCGAGCAGATCAAGGTAGCGGGGGCATTTAAGCCCGAGCCAGCTCTCTCCGCGCAGGATTATCAGGAAATCCTGCGAATCATGAAGAACATGGTGCATGTGATGGAGCTAAGTCCTCATGCATTTTCCGCGATGGGAGAGGAGGATTTGCGCTCCCACTTCCTCGTTCAACTCAATGGCGCGTTTCAAGGCCAGGCAACTGGAGAGACTTTCAATTTTCAGGGAAAAACAGACATTCTCATCCGGGTTGACGGGAAGAATATCTTTATCGCCGAGTGCAAATTCTGGAAGGGCGAAAAGTCTCTCATCGACACAATCGACCAGCTGCTTTCCTACCTCAGCTGGAGAGACACGAAGGCCGCCGTAATAGTGTTCAACAGGAATGCCGATTTCAGTGCAGTCCTGGCGAAGATTGCGGAGACTGCGCCAAAGCATTCAGGCTTTAAACGTGATCTTGGCAAGGAAGATGAGAGCACGTTTCGCTACGTTTTTGTCCAACCCAACGACTCGAACCGTGAGATCGCGCTTACCGTGATGGCGTTCGATATTCCGACGGCGTCTGTCAGCTAG